The genomic DNA ACATTTactaaaatttattgaattatacacttaaaacagGTGAATATAATGTAATGTAAGGTAAATCATACCTCAACTCAataaggtagtttttttttaaactgcacatGAATTCCAACTATTTATATCCACCAAAATTACTATTCCTTTAATCTCTGAtggttttaaaatgacaaaaattttccCTAATCATTCCTGCTCTGCAATCAATTTTTTAActtccaattttttaatttttaacaggtTGTGAAAGCTAATTCTCAGAACTTTGATCCATTTTCTTTAATCTATATAATCAAGATGACAATTTTGATAATGACTTTCTTTCATTCTCCAAAAACCCAATGAGTTGATGTAATCAGGCAAAATGAATGATCTAATAACTCAGTCTATAATACTActttacaaagctgtaatgattCTAAAGCTCCCTAAGtctgttgaagaaataaaaataccacctgtcaaataaaatgatttatacaTTCTCTGGTATGTACAGTATAAATCATTGTCTAACTCTGGCATGATACCCACTTTTACATCATAGGTTTTTAACCCTTCTTTTGCCTTCttcacacagagaaaaataatttacattttctcttcacTAAAGTTGGTTTTTCTGCTCCTCAAAAAGTCCCAAATACAGCACCAATCTCTTTCCACAGATTCCAGGAATAAAGATGTCCTCCAACTCACTATTCCCCAGAATACAAGGGGAACTTCTAGACAACTTCTATGTGTTCCCTGTAATGTATTTACCtcatgaagaaagaaatcatgaaagaCTTACATCAACAGTTCCTTTCTCCATTGATGATCAGATACATTCCTGATCATATTCCCTCCCtctattttctgttatatttccaAGTCCCACCAGTGGCTTTAAGGAATACCTGGCTTGGGCTGTGTTTGATCCACATGGGGCCTGATGGTAGGTCATGTTCCATCATTATTTCCATCcaatcttaaaaaagagaaaaaggatccTCTCAATCTGTGGTTTATGGTTCAAACcttgaaagcattttttaaaaagatatatataaatacgtttataaatataaaaataaatgcaaaattttaatttcatgtcaGTCTTTAGGCTTTAGTTTCATTCCAAGCATcttctttccatatatttctaACTATTAAATTCTGGGAAAATTAGTTACAACCGAATATTCCTTATATTCACTCAAGTAtgtaggtagattttttttttttccaagaagccAACTCTTATCTGGCCTAACAGGgatctatttaaataaaaaattaagtcagtAAATCCAACAAATGCCTAATGAACACCTACTGCTTAACAAGCCCTGGATGTTTAGAAACAAATCAGGAATAATTTCCaccttgaaagaaaatgaagcataACTAATATAATTTAAATCAGATTGGGATAAGtacatcaatattaaaaaaaagaaagccatggaAACAGAGGTTGCATCTGGGAATAGCAGATTTCAAAAAGTTGACTTGATAAAAAGTAATGCTTCAACTGGAATGGAATTGGGAATGGGAGGTAGTAACAGAATCCTGTGGAAGAAAGCCAAGTGATGTGAGGTATGGATATAGTATCAGGTAAGGAAGGACATATGGGGAGACAAGGCTGAAGTCTGATTAAGATAATactagctaatatttactgagtatttactatgtgtcaAGTACTATTCaaagcattttatatgtattaatttatttgattctcacaacaacTCTATAAGGaatatactattattattcccattttaaagatgacaaaactgaggtaGAAAACGGTTAAATATGTGCTCATGGTTACATAGACACAGTTAAAAGTTCGAACCACATTCATTATAAAAGCAGTTAACAGGGATTTTAAACATCTGTTATTAATTCTTGGGCCATCCTCAAGACTTTGCTCAAATGCCTTCTTCTCTAACGAGCCTTTCTTGATACCCCCAACTGAAAAGTATCCCTTTCTCCTCTAAGCCTCATAGCACTTTATCAATCTTATAACAACAGCTTATGAACAAAATCTTAATATTTGGCCTCTGGCATTACAGATTTTATGTTCATCATTCTCTCGTTTTTATTCTGCTTTAACCTgatccatttctattttccacaagtcctagaacagtgcttggagCGTTATAATGCTAGTTAAATCTGTGGAGCACTTACTGTTTGCAAGGCATTGGGCTAAGCATTTTAGAGGATTtatctcacacacaaaaaaaacccagcaaccCAATTCCTACTTCACTGCATTCAAGAGCTATTTTTAGCCCCTTCTGTCACAGATAAAAAATACTAGATGCACCTTAAACTCAGTAAACAAAATGAACATGGTCCCCACTCTCAAGAAGCTTACAGTCCAGGAGGTTGGTACTATTAGTATCCCTATGTATAGAGAAGAGGAAAAGCGAAGTTCAAAGAAGTAACTTGTTCGCCCAGAATCAACACAGCAAAAAAGTGGCAAAGTCTGAATTCAAACTCAGCTCTCCAGACTGGATATTCGGGACCATGTGCGCCTAACCACTAAGTTCTAAAGGAGGCAATAAAAACCATTTACTGAAGGaaaagttttagaatattttatactACACTGAAAATATCCCAATGATAACGAAGACTTTTACTTAATTTCCTTCTGTGAGAGGAAAGCAGGAAATGAGCCACAGTGCAGATGGAGGTTGCAGTGGTATCCTGGTGGCCCAGAACTGCTGATCAAGCCATCTGCTGAGGAGACTAGGTCAGCATTGATTTCCTCGTGTCCCTTAAAATGACCCCTAATGAGCAGTATCCCTTACAGTGGTTCTTCCTGAACGTCAAGGCTTTGCTGTGCTGGCTGTGCGCAGTGTGGTGTAGCCCAGTCGCTAATTAGCAGCGAGACCTTGGGCTGTATACCTTCTATCAAATAACCCAGAGGTGAGGAATGGAGAGGAAGAAAACGATGCATAGCTTCTTACTTAAACGTTGCTGCAACTATTCTTGAAAGCTGGGTTCAACCCCCCAAGAGAAGAGGCTTCCAAAAATGTGTGAGTCCCTACTCTCCACCGGAGAAGTTAGAAAGCCGCCACGATAAGACTACGGAGCTGTACGTAGAACTCAGATGCCCCTCCGGCCCTGAACACCTGTCTTCTGGCGGAGGGCCCCGAGTCCCACTGCCCACAGCCGGCGGGCCACACTCTTCTCCAAGCGCCACCTTGGCGGCCTCACTGTGTGGCCTCACCTCATCTCAAAGTTTTTAGAGTAGCGGTATCCCAAACTATGGACCAGGCAGAAAAAGGCTCCTGGAGGCAGGTGTCTTATTCCCCACAGTTTCTTAGCCCAACAGGCGACCAACTAACTTTACTCCGAGTCCATCACGTAAAGCGCTGGAGATGACCTCGGAGGACACGGCCCCCAGCCCAGGGGTCCCACTGCAGGCGCAGACTGGCCGGCCCCGGCCCTGGTTCGACTCAGACTTCCACGCCCCGCACGCCGCCAAGCCCCGCCCCTGCGCCCGGCAGTTAGCCCGGCAACCGGCGCTCCCGGGCCGCCGCCGGGACGCAAAAGGCGTGGTCGGcgcaggccccaggcccagcaCCCCCGCCAATGGCCTGCTGCGCCGGCGCCGGGTTCTCCAGGTCCAGCCTTCCCTCTCCAACACAGGGCTGGGCGCATGCGCCTGGAAAGGCGAGTGGGTGAGGGCCCCCTAccgaggggaggggggggagacgGAAATGGAGGGAATCTGCTCGCACCAGCTGGCCCCCGGACGGGCACCGGCCCGAGGGCGCGTTGGGGGCGGAACTGGGGGCGGTGGTCGCCGGGGAGGTCGAGTCTGGGCTCCCATCCGCAGCGGGAGTAGGGTCGCGGCGGCCCGCTGACCAGCCCGCGTTTGTGTGTATGTACCCGCGCAGGGAGACATGGAGAACTGTTTGGCGGCCGCGGCGCTGAACGGGGTGGACCGACGTGCCCTGCAGCGCACGGCTAGGCTGGGTCAAGAAGTGCTGGAGCGGGCCAAGAGGAGGGCGGTGGACTGGCATTCGCGGGAGCTCCCTCAAAGCAGCGTGGGGGTCACTTCCCGGGAACAGCCTGACCGAGAAAGACGGCCAGCAGCCGGCCCCCAGCGCCTTCTCCCGGGAGAGGTGAGGGCTCCTGTGCTGGGGGACCAGCCCATTCGTTCGCTCCTGGTGGCCTGCTGGCAACCTGGGCACGCCCAGCAGAAGCACCTGAGGGGTCCTGTCCTTGGCGGAAGCTGTAAAGTAACGGGACAATGAACGGAAAGCCCCCTGAAAACTCTTGACATTTGACAGATTCTTGTTGGGTAGTTTAGGGTACCGCTAGTGGTCGGCCCTGGTATgttactttttttatatatataaaaaaatcttacatgTTACCACCTGATTTTACAGGAAAGCTAGCAAACCTTTCCTTGTCCTGGATAAATTCCTATTAGATTGGAATTCTTTCTCAGTAAGGTTCTTCTTACTGACTTAAATTTGCAGAGgccttttgaaaagcaaaaaagatgCCATTCTCCAAATGACTTCATTCTCCAGTAGGGAATACCACATCTCACCTGTGATTTGCCGTTTATTCAAatagagagaagaaagacaacCAACCCTCAGTGCTTCCTTCAGAACAATGGCAGAATTCATGGACTATACTTCAAGTCAGTGTGGGGTAAGTTGGTGTAAGCCAAAGCCATGCCCTTGATCCACCTGCAGATGGATCACAAAGTGGATCTTTGCAGAATTTAGGGAGAATCTGGAGACTACCTGTTTGCCCTGCCCCGCCTTCAAGGGCAGGTTGTAAACAGGGATTTAAACCGGGTGATAAATCCAAATTagaatttattcaacaaatattgggtGTCCAGTTCTGTAGGTATTATTGAGGATACAGACtattgggggaggaggggtgggaagcTTATTTGCTGACTTCCAAAACAATCAAGTCCAGAtattagggattttttttaactttgaactgaactaaagttaaaaaacatcAGTAAGGTCACTCTAAACTGGAACTGAGCCTTCctggttttcaaaatgtattgaaacaaaaacagaaacaaattcccTACACTAGAATTTAACCTCTGTTTCAAGTCCCtggtaatttgtttttaagtatgtcCCTATGAGTCCATATCACTTGTTGGCCACAAAGATGGTTATGTGGAACCCTCATAACCTGATGAGTGCCCTCATCAGAGGTGGTGTGGCTTACTAGCAGGAGCAGCCTCCCAGGAATCACACCCATGTTCCGCCACTTTCTGGCTATGATGCCCTGGGCCTGCTAGTCTCTCTCAGCCTACCTTCCCTGTCATAAAATGAAGATCTCTAAAGTGCTTTCCAGCCTCTAGAGTCTGTTTCTTCGGTTTCCACTGAGAGATGAACACCAGAAAATTGTCATGAACTGTCAGCATGAGGGACTTAAGTGATATTTTTGGTACCATTCACTGAAATGAGTGTACAAAGGTTTTAAAGACTCTCTTCTCAAAACCATACACTAAGTCATCTTTAAGTACTTTGAAGGAATGGTGAAGGCAGGCCAGCCTGCATCCAAGGAAATTACCTGCATGGAAGATACTCTGTTATCTAGAAGTTATGGCAGACTCTGTGGTCTCTTCCAGCCTTAACATGATGTGATTCTTAATGTGGTTATAAGGATGCTGGTCTacaagggagaaggaagagaatacCTTGTTTCAATTTCATctattgagatttttaaaaatctcttctctctctacatcTTTTGTAAAAGCCCTCTGACTCCAAGAACAGGATTCCTATCAATGAGATATGGCCCAGagaatatttttgtgttattctGTTAGTTTTAGAAAAATCCATCACTTCAGCTTTTCTTTGAAGTGATCAACTTAAACATTTTGGTACATGGTTCAGTAAAAGGAATAACATTGATCTTTGGTTTGAGGTTTAGCAAAATGGTgttcttcattttgattttcagtCCATACTTCAGATTTTCACTCTGGATGGAGTCTCAGAATCCCGTGGCTTTCTCGAGATAGAATTAAGACATGTTCTGAGCTTGCTTTTACAGTTTTGAAGGAGCCCCTAAAATACATCATTAGACCTATGTCCTGAAGTGCTATCCCCAGCTTCTCATTCTTTTGGTCTCATGCCTTAAACACTTTTTGTACACTGTGTTCAAAACAAGCAGGCTTGTGATGTCCTCATCATTAGTCATAATCAAGGGCAAGTTTAAGGTTAACTtcgagggggaggaaggaagtagACAAGAAAAAATGTAACTGCTTTCTGATCCTTTGGATTATTGTCCTTAAATTACAgacctcttcctcccctccccctcatggACAGAATGATTGCCTAGCTGTTGAGTTTTTGTTACATTTCCTGTTGTATTTCTAAGTCTCAAGGAGATGCACCCCTCTTCCCTTGTCCTTGTCTGGGACTTAGACAATAAAAATGGAACAGCTCATCAGAATTTGTGATGAGAGGAGGTGGAAGGGCATATGTACTTGACATTAGGGCAAAGACGTTGTGACAATTATTTAACCTGGCAGAGAGCATCGTCCTGCCCAACTGTAGGTGGCCAGAATTCTTGCCCTACAAAGACAGCAGATGGCAGCAAAGTGATGCCAAATacagtttccttctctgcagcTACTTTACGTGGGCTCAGAGTTGTTCCTTAACTTCAGAGGCCTGTCAAGAGACTGGATAATTTACCTTTGCTCTGATGCCTCCCTCCTTAACCACATTTTCCCCAAGTAGCAGGGaggcttttgggttttttgttttttgttttaatttgatcaGACTATTTGGTTACCCAATATCTTTCACATTACTTCTATAGAAATATTATTCATCTGTACTGGAGGATGGAGGGGCAGCCCACGTCTCTCGTTATCACAGAAGGAAGTCGGAATTGCATTTGTGCTGTGACAGGAGGAATGGTCAGGTATGTATCCTCAGCTGTCCGTGCCATGCTCTTAgtacgcacatacacacacccacacacccaccaccacccccgaAGTGATACCCTGTAATTAGGAGTTCCTGCTGGATTTGTATTTGGGGGATTACTTTGTGTCTCAGCATTACAGTGTTCAATGGAAATGTATCAACCCCCAGCCTTGGAGACCTCGCAGCAATGAACACGAAATAGGATTTTGTCCAAAAGATAAGATTGATGCCACTGCAGCATCTTCCGTTGAGCCTGAAATCCTGAGTCCCAGGATCCTTGGACAGGCTTAAAGAGGAGAGCTTCAAATGTCCTCACCTACATCTACAGATGCGAAAGAGGTTTTTAATAATCACATACTTCACCCTAAGTTAGTGATAATTATCATGTCTttggtaattttaaaaaggaagtgtaAGGAGGGGGGGGGTCTCTTGTAACAATTCTTCTCCTAAAATATTAGAACATAAACTACTAGTATTAGGAACAATTATAGGCCTGTTACTACAGTCTTACCTGTCTTTTACCACATGTTCTGGGGAAGCCAAAGATTCTACTTGTTGAACTGATGCCATAGGAGTCCATTGTTGTTTTTGAAGAgagtagggttttgttttgttttgctctttttaaacTCTCCTAGTTGTACTTGAAGACAGTAAACTTAAGTTCAGAGTCTAATCCACAGATTGGATTCCTGACTTCTCTGGCCTGTGGGTTTAGGGAAAGGACAGGAGAATGGCCACAGGGATGTGAGTGAGGGCTGGATGCACGCTGGAAGCCCCTCCCGTTTCCCTGGCATGTGTGGAGCACCAACACGGCCCAAATCCTGGGTTCCCTTTTCTTGCCTGATCCTAAGGGGGTTACGTGTGATTAAGGGTCAgtcctgcccctcccatcccttcCTATAAAATGTAAGTTAGTGCTTCTAAGGGAGATCAACTTTATCAGTTCTGCCTTTCCCCTCTAGTACCCCCACTCCTGGGAGAAGCAtagaagagaattttattttctgagagccTGCTAAGTGTCAGTCACTCTTGCACTTAAAATCTCCAATCTAGTATCCCCATGTTGTAGACTAAGAAATGGACTTAGAGAAATTAATCCACCCCTTTTTGTAAAGCAGGAGataggattcaaattcaggtctgtctccaaagcccatataagtataaaaaagaatcatggtaggggtgcttgggtggctcagtcaggtaaacgtgcaactttggctcaggtcatgatttcgcagttcgtgggttcgaccctcgcgtcaggctctgtgctcagagtctggagcctgcttcagattctgtatgtctctctctccgccccttactgctcgcactctgtcactaaaataaatgttttaaataaataaattaattaattaaataacatGGTAAACATCTACAAATACCTCACAGAGTTCACTAAAAGCCTTAATAACTTAGGTGACAACTTGGAAGAAACTGACAGAACAATTATTAGACCCTAATAAAGTAAGAGAAAGTTTTTTGTTATAATCCAGAAGTCTGGGCACTAATCAGTGTTTCAACTTATCTCTTCAGAGAAAAGACACCTCTCTTGGTCTTGGAGTCATCTCTCACGCATCAGAGTGTGCTCTAGAGGCCTCTCAGCAGCCTGTGAGTACAGATCTTCTGTGTTCTGGGCTTCACCACCAGTGCATTCCATGAACCAGTTGACCTGGTTAGAGTGTTCTTTGTACCAGATCCATAGTATTTGAAGTTGGGAGGTTTCACCCTTGAGGAAAGAGAGCGTACAGCATTTTGATTCaatgtaaaattatgttttcttggtATCCTTCCTTCACTTGAAGCTTAAGGGATACTCTTTGTGCTTGGGCTCATACTTGCGGTTGGAAAGAATGTGAAGTATTCACATCTCCATTCCTACGGCCCAGCTGGGCTGGCACTGGGTCCTGCTGGAATCCCACCATCTGTTCAAGCAGCAGGGGGGTGCTGACCCTCCTGCTTACAAAGTGAAAACCATTGCTGAAATTCTGAAACATATAAATTTGGTTAGATCGAGTTCCAAAACATTTGAAGGGATTTGTTCTCATTTTCCACAAATGTTTCCCTGCAAAAACGCAGTgatgagtttttcatttttagaataaagTACTCATTAGTTCATGAACCCAGGGAATTTTCTGGAAGTTGGAAGGGCTGGAATTCTGAGAAAAGGAACTCCAGCATGTTGCTGGAATAGTTTGCTTAATCTTTATTTGTCTATAGTGTGCTACTAGCCAGGATTCGGAATATGCTAGAGTTAGTGGCAATGAAGAATATCTGCTTCTAGCACAGATAAGTTGTAAGGTTTAGATGCCTCCCATGCTTGCTGAATTTTGGTAATGCTAATCTGCCCGATATTCATGGTGTTGCAATCACAGATGCCAGTCTTACCCCTGTGTTTCCTTTTATGCAGACAAATGAAGTATCCTTGGCTTTCTATGATTCCAATATAGCCGAATTTTCTGAAACCGACTTTTGTGTACTTAGTTGATGTCCAATGCGTAGTTGTGGTAGAGTCCTATGCATTCGTGTCACTTAAATGATAATAAGGCCAATTTTGCAGTAACTGAGTGTGAAAGAACAGAGGTTAAAGCAGCTTTGGAAAaagttcactttatttttaattttttttaacttttatttatttggagagagacagagacagcatgagcaagggaggggcaggggagggtgaaagaaagaatcccaagcagactccgcactgtcagtgcagagcccgacgcaaggttCAAACccacacaactgtgagatcatgacctgagccgaaactgggaGTAGAAAGctcaaccgaatgaaccacccaggcgtccgaGGAAAAGTTCACTTTAAATCTCTGCAAAGTAGAGGGCGGGGAGGCAGTttcataaaagtataaatattacCATTTATTCCTCCTTGTGGAATTTGCTGGCCGGTGGTTTGGTTTGGGCCGCGGGTATGGTGGTATAAAGGGCAGCTGCTCCCTGtggctacccccccccccccggccccccgccccgccccgtcccaCACTGAGGAAGCATGCAGGGACGTCCCAGCTGTGGGATGTGAGCTTTGGCTCTTTACTGCAGGCTCTTCTCTTCTCCTGTGTGCGGTGTTGCCATCTGCCATTGGAACTGAGACCCCTCCTCTGGCCACACATCTACCCACTTCCCAGCCATGTGTTGAATCTGTCCTTGGAAGACGGTCTGTGTTCGGCACAGCTCTAAACACAACTCTTTCCGTTCACTCCAGTTTCCCATGCTTTGTACTGTGGGAGAACCAATCCTCCGGGGGAGGCTTTGGCCAGCCAGCCGC from Panthera tigris isolate Pti1 chromosome D1, P.tigris_Pti1_mat1.1, whole genome shotgun sequence includes the following:
- the AKIP1 gene encoding A-kinase-interacting protein 1 isoform X1; this translates as MACCAGAGFSRSSLPSPTQGWAHAPGKGDMENCLAAAALNGVDRRALQRTARLGQEVLERAKRRAVDWHSRELPQSSVGVTSREQPDRERRPAAGPQRLLPGEREERQPTLSASFRTMAEFMDYTSSQCGKYYSSVLEDGGAAHVSRYHRRKSELHLCCDRRNGQRKDTSLGLGVISHASECALEASQQPAENISKDLYIEVYPGTYSVTVGANDLTKTHVVAVDSGQSVDLVFAV
- the AKIP1 gene encoding A-kinase-interacting protein 1 isoform X2, with amino-acid sequence MACCAGAGFSRSSLPSPTQGWAHAPGKGDMENCLAAAALNGVDRRALQRTARLGQEVLERAKRRAVDWHSRELPQSSVGVTSREQPDRERRPAAGPQRLLPGEREERQPTLSASFRTMAEFMDYTSSQCGKYYSSVLEDGGAAHVSRYHRRKSELHLCCDRRNGQAENISKDLYIEVYPGTYSVTVGANDLTKTHVVAVDSGQSVDLVFAV
- the AKIP1 gene encoding A-kinase-interacting protein 1 isoform X3 produces the protein MENCLAAAALNGVDRRALQRTARLGQEVLERAKRRAVDWHSRELPQSSVGVTSREQPDRERRPAAGPQRLLPGEREERQPTLSASFRTMAEFMDYTSSQCGKYYSSVLEDGGAAHVSRYHRRKSELHLCCDRRNGQRKDTSLGLGVISHASECALEASQQPAENISKDLYIEVYPGTYSVTVGANDLTKTHVVAVDSGQSVDLVFAV